A single window of Treponema denticola ATCC 35405 DNA harbors:
- the nifJ gene encoding pyruvate:ferredoxin (flavodoxin) oxidoreductase gives MSQEKKLVMIDGNTAAGHVAHALSEVIAIYPITPSSPMGEVADEYSARGRENIWGTVPDVVELQSEGGAAGAVHGALTTGALSSTFTASQGLLLMIPNMYKIAGELTSTVFHIAARAVACSALSIFGDHQDVMACRQTGWAMLASNSVQEVMDLAIISHAATLEARVPFLHFFDGFRTSHEIQKIEEVSYDIMRQMVSDELVRAHRKRGLTPEKPELRGTAQNPDIYFQGREAVNKYYLATPEIVQKQMDKYAKLTGRQYHLYDYYGAKDAEQIIILMGSGADTVEETVDELNSKGGKYGVIKVRLYRPFSAEHFVKAIPTTVKGIAVLDRCKEAGSLGEPLYEDVRTAIGEMQAAKKCPFTHYPVIIGGRYGLGSKEFTPAMVKGVFDNLEGEKKTNFSVGIEDDVTHTSIKYDPNFKLEDKDMHQAMFFGLGSDGTVGANKNSIKIIGEATDNKAQAYFSYDSKKSGGFTISHLRFGKHAIRKPYLITNADFVACHKFSYLETYDMLHSLKKGGTFLLNAPYGKNEIWDNMPVEVQKQIIEKEAKFYVIDAIKIAEKAGMGNRINVVMQTAFFKIFGILPEAEAVDLIKKFIEKSYGKKGPEIVQKNITTIDMALEGVEKVDYPKTATSKLKMHPAIAGDAPEFVKNVLGKVAIQKGDDIKVSEMPEDGTFPTATTQYEKRAIAEHIPIWKSDICIQCGQCVMVCPHACIRMKAYDSSLLAKAPQGFKSCDYKGKEFEGAKFTIQVSSEDCTGCGLCVQQCPAKSKENPEIKAINMENFVEHRKQEVANWNFFFNDIPEPDVKKLNLSVPKGIGMKRPLFEFSGACAGCGETPYVKLLSQLFGDRAVIANATGCSSIYGGNLPTTPYAKRCDGRGPAWSNSLFEDAAEFGYGMRLTSDKLAVYAREVAAKAKAKGIAAGVIDKILNNAQEDDAAIEDQRAFVAELKKELAGSKDELAKELDSLTDHFIKRSVWILGGDGWAYDIGYGGLDHVLASGKNINVLVMDTEVYSNTGGQMSKATPIGAVAKFAASGKEVSKKDLGMMAMSYGYVYVAHISMGANMSQVIKAFREAESYDGPSIIIAYSHCINHGINMTKGMTNQKEAVSCGLWPLYRYDPRLVEQGKNPFQLDSKEPDFNLADFMYKEVRFKTLKNADPARAQMLLDKAVAKAKRQWQEYKYLADRPF, from the coding sequence ATGAGCCAAGAAAAAAAACTTGTAATGATCGACGGTAATACTGCTGCCGGTCACGTTGCCCACGCCTTAAGCGAGGTAATTGCCATTTACCCGATCACACCGTCAAGTCCGATGGGTGAGGTCGCTGATGAATATTCAGCCCGCGGAAGAGAAAATATTTGGGGTACTGTCCCCGATGTTGTTGAGCTTCAATCCGAAGGAGGTGCTGCAGGTGCCGTACACGGAGCCTTGACCACAGGAGCTCTCTCTTCAACTTTTACAGCATCTCAGGGCTTGCTCTTAATGATTCCGAACATGTACAAAATAGCCGGCGAGTTGACCAGCACTGTTTTCCACATTGCTGCCCGAGCCGTAGCTTGCAGTGCTCTTTCAATCTTCGGAGATCATCAGGACGTAATGGCCTGCCGCCAGACAGGTTGGGCTATGTTGGCATCCAACTCGGTTCAGGAAGTTATGGACCTTGCCATTATTTCTCATGCAGCCACATTGGAAGCAAGAGTTCCCTTCCTCCACTTCTTTGACGGATTTAGAACTTCTCACGAAATTCAAAAAATTGAAGAAGTTTCTTATGACATTATGCGCCAAATGGTAAGCGATGAGCTTGTTCGAGCTCACCGAAAACGCGGTTTAACCCCTGAAAAGCCCGAACTCCGCGGAACAGCTCAAAACCCCGATATTTACTTCCAAGGCAGAGAAGCCGTAAATAAATACTATCTTGCTACTCCCGAAATTGTTCAAAAACAAATGGATAAGTATGCAAAACTTACAGGAAGACAATATCATCTTTATGACTACTACGGAGCAAAGGATGCCGAGCAAATCATAATCCTCATGGGTTCAGGTGCGGATACTGTTGAAGAAACGGTAGACGAACTTAATTCCAAGGGCGGAAAATACGGTGTTATTAAAGTAAGGCTTTACAGGCCCTTCAGTGCCGAGCATTTTGTAAAGGCTATTCCTACCACAGTAAAAGGAATTGCAGTTCTCGACAGATGTAAGGAAGCAGGCTCTTTGGGTGAACCCCTCTACGAAGATGTCAGAACAGCCATCGGCGAAATGCAGGCTGCAAAAAAATGCCCCTTTACTCATTATCCCGTTATCATCGGCGGACGCTACGGTCTCGGTTCAAAAGAATTTACACCGGCAATGGTTAAGGGTGTATTCGACAACCTTGAAGGCGAAAAGAAGACCAACTTCTCCGTAGGTATCGAAGATGATGTTACACACACCAGCATCAAATATGACCCCAACTTTAAACTTGAAGATAAGGACATGCATCAGGCTATGTTCTTCGGTTTGGGTTCAGACGGTACTGTAGGTGCCAATAAAAACTCTATTAAGATTATCGGTGAAGCCACAGACAATAAGGCACAAGCCTACTTCTCCTATGACAGTAAAAAGTCGGGTGGTTTTACGATTTCTCACTTGAGATTCGGAAAACACGCAATCCGAAAGCCCTACTTAATTACAAATGCGGACTTCGTTGCATGCCATAAGTTCAGCTATCTTGAAACCTATGATATGCTCCACAGCCTTAAAAAAGGCGGAACCTTCCTTTTGAACGCTCCTTACGGAAAGAACGAAATATGGGATAATATGCCCGTCGAGGTTCAAAAGCAGATTATCGAAAAAGAAGCTAAATTCTATGTAATCGATGCTATTAAGATTGCAGAAAAAGCCGGAATGGGTAACCGAATTAACGTTGTTATGCAGACCGCCTTTTTCAAAATCTTCGGAATCTTGCCTGAAGCCGAAGCCGTAGATCTAATCAAAAAATTCATTGAAAAGTCCTACGGAAAAAAAGGTCCGGAAATCGTTCAAAAGAATATTACGACAATAGATATGGCTCTTGAGGGAGTTGAAAAGGTTGATTATCCCAAGACAGCAACAAGCAAGCTCAAGATGCACCCTGCAATCGCAGGCGATGCTCCCGAATTCGTAAAGAATGTTTTGGGCAAGGTTGCCATCCAAAAAGGTGATGATATAAAGGTCAGCGAAATGCCTGAAGACGGTACCTTCCCGACCGCTACCACTCAATACGAAAAGAGAGCTATCGCAGAACATATTCCGATCTGGAAGAGCGACATCTGTATTCAGTGCGGTCAGTGTGTCATGGTTTGTCCCCATGCCTGTATCCGAATGAAGGCTTATGACAGCTCACTTTTGGCAAAGGCACCCCAGGGCTTTAAATCCTGCGATTATAAGGGCAAGGAATTTGAAGGAGCTAAATTTACAATTCAAGTTTCATCGGAAGATTGTACAGGCTGCGGTCTTTGCGTTCAGCAGTGTCCTGCAAAGTCCAAGGAAAATCCCGAAATTAAAGCCATCAATATGGAAAACTTTGTTGAACACAGAAAGCAGGAAGTTGCAAACTGGAACTTCTTCTTTAACGATATTCCTGAGCCTGATGTAAAGAAGCTTAATTTGAGCGTTCCCAAGGGCATCGGTATGAAGAGACCTCTTTTCGAGTTCTCAGGTGCATGTGCAGGCTGCGGTGAAACACCTTATGTAAAGCTTCTTTCACAGCTTTTCGGAGACAGAGCCGTTATTGCAAACGCAACAGGCTGTTCTTCAATTTATGGAGGAAACCTGCCCACAACACCCTATGCAAAACGATGTGACGGAAGAGGCCCGGCTTGGTCTAACTCCTTGTTTGAAGATGCAGCGGAATTCGGTTACGGTATGAGGTTGACAAGCGATAAGCTCGCCGTTTATGCCCGCGAAGTTGCCGCTAAGGCAAAGGCAAAAGGTATTGCAGCCGGCGTAATCGACAAGATTCTCAATAACGCTCAAGAAGATGATGCAGCTATTGAAGACCAGAGAGCCTTTGTTGCAGAGCTTAAAAAAGAGTTAGCAGGTTCAAAAGACGAATTGGCTAAGGAATTGGATTCTTTAACCGACCACTTTATCAAACGCTCAGTTTGGATCCTCGGAGGAGACGGATGGGCTTACGATATCGGATACGGCGGATTAGATCACGTTCTTGCTTCAGGTAAAAACATCAATGTTCTTGTAATGGATACTGAAGTTTACTCGAATACCGGCGGACAGATGTCAAAAGCTACACCTATCGGTGCAGTTGCAAAATTTGCCGCTTCAGGTAAGGAAGTAAGCAAAAAAGACTTGGGTATGATGGCCATGAGCTACGGCTATGTCTATGTCGCACATATTTCTATGGGTGCAAACATGAGTCAGGTAATTAAGGCCTTCCGCGAAGCCGAAAGCTATGACGGACCTTCGATTATCATCGCTTACAGTCATTGTATCAACCACGGTATCAACATGACAAAGGGTATGACAAACCAAAAAGAAGCCGTTTCTTGCGGTTTATGGCCCTTGTACAGATACGATCCGAGACTTGTCGAGCAGGGTAAAAACCCCTTCCAGCTTGACAGCAAGGAACCGGACTTTAATCTTGCAGACTTTATGTACAAAGAAGTCCGCTTCAAGACCTTAAAGAATGCCGATCCTGCAAGAGCTCAAATGCTCTTGGATAAGGCTGTTGCTAAGGCTAAGAGGCAGTGGCAGGAATACAAGTATTTGGCTGATAGGCCCTTCTAA
- the sufC gene encoding Fe-S cluster assembly ATPase SufC, with amino-acid sequence MKLLDIQGLQMSVDEKQILKNLNLSINKGEVHVVMGPNGAGKSTLAAAIVGNPRYNIDKGKIYFEDELINEVPVYERARKGIFLSFQIPEEVPGLKVEEFLRASKEAVTGEKTPAIKFHKLLSDTMKQLKINPAYANRSLNVGFSGGEKKKNEILQLAILNPKLAILDETDSGLDIDATKIVFEGVSKIRTPDMGILIITHHNKVLDYIKPDFVHILVDGTIVKTGRLELVEYIEKNGYENIKESL; translated from the coding sequence ATGAAACTATTAGATATACAGGGACTTCAAATGTCGGTTGACGAGAAGCAGATTCTTAAAAACCTTAATTTGAGTATAAACAAGGGCGAGGTTCATGTGGTCATGGGCCCGAACGGAGCAGGAAAGTCCACCTTGGCGGCTGCCATAGTAGGAAATCCTCGATACAATATCGATAAGGGCAAGATTTATTTTGAAGATGAACTTATAAACGAGGTTCCCGTCTACGAAAGAGCCCGTAAAGGTATATTTCTTTCTTTTCAGATACCTGAAGAGGTGCCGGGCTTAAAAGTAGAAGAGTTTTTGCGCGCTTCAAAAGAAGCCGTAACGGGTGAAAAAACACCTGCGATAAAATTTCATAAGCTTTTATCGGACACAATGAAGCAGCTTAAAATCAATCCTGCATACGCAAACCGCAGCCTAAATGTCGGTTTTTCGGGCGGAGAAAAAAAGAAAAACGAAATTCTACAGCTTGCTATTTTAAACCCGAAGCTTGCAATCCTCGATGAAACGGATTCGGGGCTGGATATTGACGCTACAAAGATAGTCTTTGAAGGCGTTTCCAAAATACGCACCCCCGATATGGGAATTTTAATTATTACCCATCATAATAAAGTTTTAGACTATATAAAGCCCGATTTTGTACACATTCTTGTTGACGGCACTATTGTCAAAACAGGCCGTCTGGAACTGGTAGAATATATTGAAAAGAACGGGTACGAAAACATAAAAGAAAGCCTATGA